Proteins co-encoded in one Gossypium arboreum isolate Shixiya-1 chromosome 11, ASM2569848v2, whole genome shotgun sequence genomic window:
- the LOC108472104 gene encoding uncharacterized protein LOC108472104 — translation MQTIHGQVISEIIESCRAHGFTDVILVHEHRGIPDGFIISHLPFGPTAYFGLLNVVFQCLSHVSVHRYIKYKDAYIALSPEPIEEVHHTYEKPGGPKSVELKEIVKLGTMEQSEALIEWVIRPYMTTTKKRSFIGNDPEPDDKRNRNNA, via the exons ATGCAGACAATCCATGGCCAG GTTATATCTGAAATTATTGAAAGTTGCCGTGCGCATGGGTTTACAGATGTTATTTTGGTTCATGAACATCGGGGTATACCAGATGGTTTCATCATAAGTCATCTACCTTTTGGTCCCACAGCATACTTTGGATTACTCAATGTg GTGTTTCAATGTCTGTCTCATGTTTCTGTGCATCGATACATAAAGTATAAAGACGCATATATAGCTCTGAGCCCTGAGCCAATAGAAGAAGT GCATCATACCTATGAGAAGCCTGGAGGTCCTAAATCAGTTGAGTTAAAGGAGATT GTAAAATTAGGAACAATGGAGCAGAGTGAAGCTCTGATTGAATGGGTTATTAGACCCTACATGACCACAACTAAGAAACGCAGCTTCATTGGGAACGACCCTGAACCAgatgataaaagaaacagaaataaCGCTTGA